One window of Vicia villosa cultivar HV-30 ecotype Madison, WI unplaced genomic scaffold, Vvil1.0 ctg.000458F_1_1, whole genome shotgun sequence genomic DNA carries:
- the LOC131628501 gene encoding uncharacterized protein LOC131628501, whose product MAYFSGIFRSSPKLKMDILADTVKERTRHTRAYKIPGIDVSGLIGLSSRLNGEVLRDFSRDYGNLLSILNTSFDPMALITLFQFYDPHLRCFTFQDYQLVPTLEEFSYILNIRITDDVPFVRVPEVVRFEKIVEALHMGIKEVERNWKSSGGVSGFYLCFLISRAEDAAKKEQWVDFSRLLAIMIYGIVLFPSGEKFVSLAAICVFMNKNPVPTLLADAYFSIHSRSKKGGYVVGSCLPLLYRWFMLHLPVRGPFVLKKSSLKWSNRIVNLTSYDIRWNYCVGKVWSIITSCRQYPNVPLMGTRGCISYNPTLAYRQLGYAMERAQNDVEAFESVYFADGKDPLELEKTAYAWTKVHKRDQNTLSKKVPIAMGPYRKWVEARVANLLLPFARSCPLYEQPPAVLSNTVAAELYIQTEADNIKLKSKDQEVGL is encoded by the coding sequence ATGGCATATTTTTCAGGGATATTCAGGAGTTCACCCAAGCTGAAGATGGACATTCTCGCTGATACTGTCAAAGAACGCACGAGGCATACCAGAGCTTACAAGATTCCGGGTATTGATGTTTCGGGGTTGATTGGTTTGAGTTCTCGGTTGAATGGGGAGGTTCTCCGCGACTTTAGTCGTGATTATGGCAATTTGCTCTCCATCCTCAATACATCTTTCGATCCAATGGCTTTGATCACCTtgtttcagttctatgatccgcaCTTGAGATGTTTTACATTTCAGGACTATCAATTGGTGCCAACACTCGAGGAGTTTTCTTACATACTCAACATCCGGATCACTGATGATGTACCTTTTGTTCGGGTTCCCGAAGTCGTGAGATTTGAAAAAATAGTTGAAGCTCTTCACATGGGTATAAAGGAGGTGGAAAGAAATTGGAAGTCATCGGGCGGTGTTTCCGGGTTCTATCTTTGCTTTTTGATTAGTAGGGCTGAGGATGCGGCTAAGAAGGAGCAGTGGGTTGATTTTAGTCGTTTGCTTGCTATCATGATCTATGGTATTGTCTTATTCCCATCAGGAGAGAAATTTGTGAGTTTGGCGGCGATTTGTGTCTTTATGAACAAAAACCCCGTTCCAACGTTACTTGCAGATGCTTATTTTTCGATCCATTCGAGAAGTAAGAAGGGAGGATATGTTGTTGGTTCTTGTCTTCCGTTGTTGTATCGGTGGTTCATGTTGCATTTGCCGGTGAGAGGACCTTttgtgctcaagaagagttcCCTTAAGTGGTCAAATAGGATTGTTAACCTCACATCTTATGATATCAGGTGGAACTATTGTGTGGGGAAAGTTTGGAGCATTATCACTAGTTGCCGTCAATATCCCAACGTTCCTCTCATGGGAACTAGAGGTTGTATTAGTTATAATCCCACGCTCGCCTATCGTCAATTGGGATATGCAATGGAAAGGGCTcagaatgatgtagaagcgtttgAATCAGTGTACTTTGCTGATGGTAAAGATCCCCTGGAGCTAGAAAAGACAGCGTATGCTTGGACTAAAGTTCACAAGAGAGATCAGAATACTTTGAGCAAGAAAGTTCCTATTGCCATGGGTCCTTACCGAAAGTGGGTTGAAGCAAGAGTGGCAAATCTATTGCTGCCATTTGCGAGGTCATGTCCATTGTATGAGCAACCTCCCGCGGTTTTATCTAATACAGTTGCGGCTGAACTCTATATTCAAACCGAAGCGGACAACATCAAGCTGAAATCAAAGGACCAAGAGGTTGGTTTATAG